CCAGGTCGGCCTGGCCAAACAATACAATTCCTTCGCCGGCCAAGCCGCGACGCTGGGTGTGCTCGACGCGAAGAGCGCCAACATCGAAAGCTACGTGACCGAACAGGCGCTCAACGGCTTGTTCGAGATGATCGGCAAACAGGAAGAAACCATCCGCCAGAACCCGGCCGCCGCCGCCACCAGCCTCGCCAAAAAAGTCTTCGGCACGCTGTAAGCGCAATGCCAAACCCCGTAGGAGCGAGGCTTGCCCGCGAAGGGGCCGTGTCAGTCGATATTGCAGTCGCCTGACAAGCCGCCATCGCGAGCAAGCTCGCTCCCACAGGGGATTGCTGGCTTGCCCGAAATTCGCAGCCACCGCAGCGCTAATGTAGGAGCGAGGCTTGCCCGCGAAGGGGCCGTTTCAGTCGATATTGCAGTCGCCTGACAAGCCGCCATCGCGAGCAGGCTCACTCCCACAGGGGATTGGTGGCTTGGCCCGGATATCGCAGGCACCACAGACCCACTGTGGGAGTGAGCCTGCTCGCGATAGCATTTGACCCGTCAACAATGCGCTATCTGTCACCCCGCCCTAGCCAACAGACTCGCTTCCATAAACGCTCCGGTAAACCCGCTGACCGCCCTGGCGATGATCGAGCTTTGGAAGTCGATGAAGTACGTCAGGTCCAGGCCATCCGCCTCGCTGTTCAGATAAGAGCGTCCATATTTCACCGGCGCATTACGCAGCAGCGTGCTGATGGTGATGTAACGGAAACCCGAATAGTCATGCTTGAACATCACCCAATAAAACAACGCTCGCGCGACCCGACCGTTGCCGTCGCGAAAAGGGTGTTCATAACCCACCGCAAAATGCAGCGCGATGGCTTGGATCAGCGGATGCAGACAACCAGCCTGATCAGGGTCGTGCTGCAATTGATTGATCCACTTTGCCAGCGCCTGCAAGCGCACTGACAACCCCTCTGCAGGCGGCGGAGTATGGACGGTGTTGCCCTCGCCATCCTGCACTACCACTTCATCGTTGAACCTGAAAATACCCGGCGAATACTGCTGGTCATGAATTCCTTCAACTCCGACGCGATGCATCGCCGCGATCAGTTCAACGCTTAGCGGTTCGTGGCGTTTCTCCCAGGCGAAACTCATCATTTTGTAATTGCCGATCACCATGCGCTCGTCGGGCGTGCGCGGCAGGCGTTGGCGTCTGAGCATGTCCTTGGCCACCGGCGTGGTGGTCGCTGCACCTTCCAGTTGGCTACTGCTGATCGCCTCATCCTCGATCAGATCAGCGAGCAGATAACTCAAATGCGCGTGCTCGCCGATCTGCTTCGCCATGTAATCAAGTGCCGCCGTAGTGGCGTGCCGGTCAACCGCCGTAATCGCCTTTTGCGCCGTCGGCGTCATCACAAAGTTAGCCAACTGCGCTGGGGCACCCAATGCCAGCAGGCGGACGAACTGCGCAGCGCGCGCTTTCTTCACCAACGCCCAACAGAGGTGAGCGTCCAATCCGGGCGCCCAGCGATAGCGCAACTCGGCAAACGGCAGGTAGCGCCCGCGCTCATCCAGAGGCTTGAGCAGCGCCAGGTAATCCGCCAGGCGCGCCTTGTGCGGCGCTTGCGCCAGCAGGTCAAACACCGGGTCAGTCCGGCCCTTGAGGGCGGGTGGCTTTTTCATCACGACTGTCTCGGCGGCGGCAAAAAACGAGCCTCGAGTACACCATTGAGCCGGGGCCGACTCAATATCGGAGCATTCTGAAAAAGCTGTAGGAACAAAAACCTGTGGAAGCGAGCTTGCTCGCGATAGCGGTTAGCCAGTCAGAAATGTATCGACTGACACAACGCCATCGCGAGCAGGCTCACTCCTACAGGGGGATTGGTGGATTGCCCGAATATCGCAGCCACCGCAACTCTACTGTAGGAGCGAGGCTTGCCCGCGAAGGGGCCGTGTCAGTCGATATTGCAGTCGCCTGACATACCGCCATCGCGAGCAAGCTCGCTCCCACAGGGGATTGGTGGCTTGCCCGAATATCGCAGCCACCGCAGACCTACTGTGGGAGCGAGGCTTGCCCGCGAAGGGGCCGTGTCAGTCGATATTGCATTCGCCTGACACAACGCCACCGCGAGCAGGCTCGCGCCTACAGGGGATTGCGTAACCCCTGTGGGATTCGTCGCGCGCTTATGCAGGATCTTTCTTGATGCGGAACCACGCCGCGTACAGCGCCGGCAGGAACAGCAAGGTCAGCGCCGTCGCGACGATCAACCCGCCCATGATCGCCACCGCCATCGGCCCGAAGAATACGCTGCGCGACAGCGGGATCATCGCCAGTACCGCCGCGAGTGCGGTCAGGACGATTGGCCGGAAGCGTCGCACCGTCGCTTCGATAATCGCTTGCCAGGGTTTCAGTCCGGCGGCGATGTCTTGCTCGATCTGGTCGACGAGGATTACCGAGTTGCGCATGATCATCCCCGACAGCGCGATGGTTCCGAGCATGGCGACGAAACCGAACGGCTGGCGGAACACCATCAGGAACAGTGTCACGCCGATCAATCCCAGTGGCGCTGTGAGAAACACCATCACCGTGCGTGAGAAACTTCGCAGCTGCAGCATCAGCAACGTCAGCACCACCACGATGAACAGCGGCACGCCGGCCTTCACCGAGTTCTGCCCGCGCGCCGAGTCTTCAACGGTGCCGCCGACCTCCAGCAAATAGCCATCCGGCAGTTCGGCGCGGATCGGCTCGAGGGTCGGCAGAATCTGCTGCACCAGCGTCGCCGGTTGTTCCTTGCCATAGATGTCGGCGCGAATGGTCACGTTGGGCAGGCGATTGCGGTGCCAAATAATGCCCTCCTCAAAACCATATTCCAGCGTAGCGATCTGCGACAGCGCGACGCTTTTACCGTTATCGGTCGGCACCGCCAGGCTTGGCAGCAACGACAGTTCGGTACGCTCATGCACGGTGCCGCGCAGGAGGATTTCGATCAATTCGTTGTCCTCGCGGTATTGGCTGACGCTGGACCCGGTCAGCGAACTTTGCAAAAACTTCGACAGGTTGGCGGTGCTGACGCCCAACGCGCGGGCGCGGTCCTGATCGACGTTCAGGTACACCACTTTGCTCGGCTCTTCCCAGTCCAGATGGACGTTGACCACGTGGGAATTTTCGCGAACCTTGGTCGCCACTTTCCGCGCCAGCGCCCGAACTTCCTCGATGTGTTCGCCGGTGATGCGGAACTGCACCGGGTAACCCACCGGAGGGCCGTTTTCCAGACGGGTGACGCGCGAACGCAGGGCCGGAAATTGTTCGTTGAGGGTTTCGATCAGCCAGGTGCGCAGGGTTTCGCGCTCCTCGATGGTTTTCGCCAGGACTACAAATTGCGCGAAGCTCGCTGCAGGCAATTGCTGATCCAGCGGCAGGTAAAATCGCGGAGAACCGGTGCCGACGTACGCCACGTAATTGTCGATGCCGGCGTGATCCTTCAACAACGCTTCGAGGCGTTTAACCTCTTCAGCGGTGTTGCTCAGCGATGCGCCTTCGGCCAGTTTCAAATCGACCATTAATTCCAGACGTCCCGAGGCCGGGAAGAATTGTTGCGGGACAAAACGAAACAACACGATGGACGCGAGAAACAGCACCACCGTCAGCGTGATCACCGTTTTGCGCCAGCGCACGCACCATTCCACCAGGCGCCGGACGCGCTGATAAAACGGCGTGGCGTACGGATCCGGTTGCCCGGCGCCGTGTTTGGCGGCATGAATCTTCGCCAGATCCGGTAGGAGTTTTTCCCCCAGATACGGCACGAACACCACGGCAGCGATCCA
The window above is part of the Pseudomonas prosekii genome. Proteins encoded here:
- a CDS encoding efflux RND transporter permease subunit, whose amino-acid sequence is MGFNLSEWALRNRQIVLFLMLLLAIVGALSYTKLGQSEDPPFTFKAMVIRTNWPGATAQEVSRQVTERIEKKLMETGEYERIVSFSRPGESQVTFVARDSMHSAQIPELWYQVRKKISDIRQTLPPGIQGPFFNDEFGTTFGNIYALTGDGFDYAVLKDYADRIQIQLQRVKDVGKVDLLGLQDEKIWIELSNVKLATLGLPLAAVQQALEQQNTVSTAGFFETSSERLQLRVTGNFQTVEQIENFPIRVWDRTFRISDVANVRRGFNDPPAPRMRFMAEDAIGLAVAMKDGGDILVLGKALEIEFDRIQKNLPAGMQLRKVSDQPAAVKTGVGEFVQVLVEALAIVLLVSFFSLGVRTGMVVALAIPLVLAMTFACMYYLGIGLHKISLGALVLALGLLVDDAIIAVEMMAIKMEQGFDRIKAASYAWTSTAFPMLTGTLITAAGFLPIATAQSGTGEYTRSIFQVVTIALLASWIAAVVFVPYLGEKLLPDLAKIHAAKHGAGQPDPYATPFYQRVRRLVEWCVRWRKTVITLTVVLFLASIVLFRFVPQQFFPASGRLELMVDLKLAEGASLSNTAEEVKRLEALLKDHAGIDNYVAYVGTGSPRFYLPLDQQLPAASFAQFVVLAKTIEERETLRTWLIETLNEQFPALRSRVTRLENGPPVGYPVQFRITGEHIEEVRALARKVATKVRENSHVVNVHLDWEEPSKVVYLNVDQDRARALGVSTANLSKFLQSSLTGSSVSQYREDNELIEILLRGTVHERTELSLLPSLAVPTDNGKSVALSQIATLEYGFEEGIIWHRNRLPNVTIRADIYGKEQPATLVQQILPTLEPIRAELPDGYLLEVGGTVEDSARGQNSVKAGVPLFIVVVLTLLMLQLRSFSRTVMVFLTAPLGLIGVTLFLMVFRQPFGFVAMLGTIALSGMIMRNSVILVDQIEQDIAAGLKPWQAIIEATVRRFRPIVLTALAAVLAMIPLSRSVFFGPMAVAIMGGLIVATALTLLFLPALYAAWFRIKKDPA
- a CDS encoding Fic family protein, encoding MKKPPALKGRTDPVFDLLAQAPHKARLADYLALLKPLDERGRYLPFAELRYRWAPGLDAHLCWALVKKARAAQFVRLLALGAPAQLANFVMTPTAQKAITAVDRHATTAALDYMAKQIGEHAHLSYLLADLIEDEAISSSQLEGAATTTPVAKDMLRRQRLPRTPDERMVIGNYKMMSFAWEKRHEPLSVELIAAMHRVGVEGIHDQQYSPGIFRFNDEVVVQDGEGNTVHTPPPAEGLSVRLQALAKWINQLQHDPDQAGCLHPLIQAIALHFAVGYEHPFRDGNGRVARALFYWVMFKHDYSGFRYITISTLLRNAPVKYGRSYLNSEADGLDLTYFIDFQSSIIARAVSGFTGAFMEASLLARAG